One Hylaeus volcanicus isolate JK05 chromosome 8, UHH_iyHylVolc1.0_haploid, whole genome shotgun sequence genomic window, ATGAGATATGAGTTAAGGTTTCTTAAGGCTCTCACAGCCATGATTCACCCACTGATAGTTTAacttcttgaaaattaaccTAAAATAGTTGTTTTATTGAAGGGGAACGAAACTTCGAACGATTTTTTCTCTCAATGGAGCAGAGTTTACAAACTAAGTATTGTTACAAAGCTCtagttatcaatttttatagaaggtttactaaataaaatttgcagtTAATATTTTGCAACAATGTTTTACCTCATCTGACCCGTCAAtaggaatataattaatgtttatatctAGAGAGCTGAACTATCAATAGGCGAACAATTTTGAATGGTTTCAATgttaaagtatttatattttcaagagtatcGTTGGAgaattttcttatattctcTTGTCTGCTCAATCTTCAGGGCGCCCATGGCGTTTGAGCTGAATGTTCTAGGATTTCTTTCGCTGAACTTCAGCAGCCATTCCATCGGAatcttttttggaaaattgcgAGGATCGAGAGAAACAGCTTCCCCGTCATCTTCCAAAAATGCATTCCGTTCTGAAGAATGTCGAATTTTTGATCGGAAATGTGCAAGTATGCGAATGTGATGGTGTATGCCATCAACTATGGTGTTTTTACGATTCACCGATtgtgtttgttaaaattaattattattgctattacgatgattattattaatattattattatattattataaaatgagtGTATCACagtttaaatatatctattttatattaaatcatGAACGCCGTGCAGTAATATTTTGCATGGAAAACGTTGCCCTGTTTATACTTAacgaaaatacttttattgtGACTTAGACAAACGAATCTTCCACAGATAAACTACATTAACattatgaaattgtttattgtaaAAGAATCACTCATGGAAAAATTCTCCATTTTTATCATCAGCAATTGATCCGATTATCTTTACCCCACTTGCGCATCACTCGAATGATCTGCTCCACTTGTGAGTTCGACGTGTTCTTAAGAAGCTGAATAACATCAGACAATAGTTCTCTAAAAAGAGATAGGAccatgaaacaaaaacaaagagaGAAGAACCCAAATATAAACATTGTGCTTGTAATAAGATATTTGGGGCTTTCACTGGCCGATTCTTGATGATTAATATTAACTGAGACTTACACCCAGAAGCCtcgattaatattaactaTTGTCCTTGGAGAAGCTAATATAAAATGAGTTAATCAGAGAGGAGAGATTTACTTGGGTTGTTTTTCAGCTACGATATATTGAAATGTACCACAGCAAGCACCACGTTTTCCTTCCCAATTCTCAGGACTAGGATCCATACGTTCTAACATATCAAAGGCTTTTGCTGCATACCAGAATTCACCAACTTTATAACAATCATTCGCAATTAGTTGCACCAAGTTAAATGACTCTGTAGACGTATCCATCTTTAGATACAAATCCCAGGCCAGCTGAGGCTTCTTGTTCATTATatctaaaacaaaaagaaaagcaatGTGTATTGTGACTGTTTCATTGGGGTGGTTcttatttcaatgatttctGAAATCTATGTTACGGGGTTTGCACCCCTAAGTATTACAAAACTATTTTAAGTAGAGAAAATAGCTTCATATTTACTAGAGTGATATATGTTGTAGACTTACAAGAGTGTGCTAAAAGgctaatgtaaatataatcattcttgtatttttcattccgTATAATCAAGAAAGCCTCCTCTGCCTCCTTAAAATAACCCGCAGCGACTTGTGCTTGAgcataattgaaattaaagttatCTTCATTGGAAAAGTAAGTCTTGATTGAATTCAGAAACACTAGAACTTCCTCGAATTGACGATAAAGAAAGAAGCAAGAGGCCATACATTGCCTACCAGGTACTGTATCACATTCTGAAGCAGAGGAACCCACTAGTTGAAAGTATTGTTGAgctgtttttatattatcgcGCTGAAAATggatttacttttaattatttcagttgTTTGCtaatatattgattttatcaGGATcttacagaattaatttcttgtcCCATCACTGCATTAACTATCCCTTTTAAGATATATTCCTGTGGAACAGATGGTTCAAGATCTTTGATTAATTCGAAAGCTTCTTCCACATCGtcttgtttcaaataataaattactaaattaagTCGAGCCTCCGGTATAACATCTACTAAATTGGGCAAAATTTGTAGTGCACCCTCGCCACCCTTAAACACCTAgaagtaactttttttttataattgtaatagaTTATAGGTAACAAATTGATAATATCTTAGAAATGTCTTAATAACATTACATACAACTGTATTGTGACGTATAAGGTCATAACCAAAGTTGAAGGAACTAGACATTTTTTCTACTAgctgtttcatttcattttgtgCAGCACTGCCATTGTAGAGGCGAAAATGATTACATGCTTTCAAATTAATAGCAATTGCGCTATCAGGATACTTTTGTAAGTAAACTTGAAGAACTTCTTGAGCTACATCATAGTAATCcaatttataataacacaAAGCAACATATACatttaatgcaaaataatCTCTGCAAAAAGTAAGACATTGTATACTTCAAAAGATATAATAGAATTTCCTGCAGGAACTCATATtaaacatgtttttatttgaagtttgGAAATTATGGAAGATAGGATAAAGGAGGAAAAGGATACCTggtattttctaatttttcaatcaaGTGTACATCCGAATTTCTATCCGTCAGAATATTTCCATCAAAACTACTTAAATTATCGCTATCTGAATCCCTGAGCAAGCATGTGAATTAGATTCTAAAACTTTCTACCActtgttaaacaaaataaagacaATTTGATAAGCACCTGTTTTCAAGGAGaatctttttataaacatCGATGGCCTCTTGGTAATGAGCTCTGAGATAATGAATAGATGCCAAACTAAGCTGATCTTCTATAACATCTTGTAGCATATGATGGTACTCCGTTAATTTTGATTCATTACCCATTTTGAGTGCTAAATGAAGCATGagtctattttttaatttgctaTCTAGAGCATCTTCCAGAATCGCCTGTGACTCAGGGTACATTCCAAGATAAAAGTAACAACAAGCCAAATTTGTTGGCAATTCGATGGGTGCATGTTCCTTCTTTCTTAAGTTCTCGTAAATTGTAACTGCACGTTTGTAATCTCCTAGGTGAAAAGCACAGTAACCCATCCATAGTTCTGAATTTAAACTATTCTCAGTAGTACTGTTGAACTCCAGAAGTGTTAAAGCTCCGGTATAATCACGCTTCTCCAAAAACTCTTCAAGCTTAGGGATCCTTTTTTCCGATGCAGACCTTTTTATTCCCTCGGAAGAAGCTGGCTTGGATCTTGACAGTATCTATTACAGGTATTTGTTACGAACATTAGAACACTTTCAAATACGatgttaaaagaaagaaaatacaataaaacaaaaagaaggataattgtaatattaaagatgaaataaatagaaaaatgtattgtttaaaCACACGAAAAAcatatgaaaaagaaatagaaaatatgatATACGACGTTGTGTTTACCATTTTTAGTCACTGTTGCTAATAGAAACGAGCATTTATCGATTGCTATGCACGGGTAAAAGTACGAGGAAGATAACTCTATATTCgtagtaaaatattatctaattgttgagaaaaatgattgttaaattaacaagtatgttttttagttctttaaaaggaaatttaagaaaattcatattttcaaactaAATTTTTGCGTGTTCCACCTACAGATGTCAGTTCAATGGCGGTagaatttaatcatttttacctAAGATTGAACTATATTTTCtcttcatttatatttttaagaaagcGTTTATACGAAGAACTGAATGTTCgtattgcaaaatatttgtactattttgaaatttatattgaaagttGTAAGAGTAAACATTTCATGTCTAAAggaaattcataaaataaaaaagtatatatgGCGTTAGTTTGggtaaatttaaaagaattcttcGACCGAACCAATccgtaattaaaaagtttacgCAGAGTTTGTCCCAGACCAAGTTattgaaacgtttgaaaacaCGGAGCAATCAAAACTGATCAGAACCAGACCAGAACGTAATCAACTGTCGTGGAGAGTACATGTTACATCGCCGGTAATTCTTTCGCATTTGTTTTCGTAATGTTGGAAGGTGTCAAGCATGTTTTACTAGTGTTATCTGGTAAAGGCGGTGTTGGAAAGTCAACTGTCAGTACTCAATTGGCACTTGCACTCAAGGAGTCAGGATTTCGAGTGAGGTTTTTGTTGTCGTGCAGTTTTCTAGGTTAAGTTTGTTACATGTCAAAATGTTCTAGGTTGGTTTGTTGGACGTAGATCTTTGCGGGCCTAGCGTGCCTTACCTCTTAAATTTAGAAGGCAAAGATGTTCATCAGTCTTCTGACGggtatttaaaacaatttctatgAACAATATATCGTTAACGCGaaaattatacttaaaaatttatatcgacGACTATCGTCggatttgtttatttctgcaattaatattatcaaagAACATTTGTTCGATTCAGGAACTTGTAAGTTCACTTGTATTTAGGTGGtcatcgtattattattattattattatttgaacattgTAGATGGGTGCCAGTATTTGCTGACAAAGAACAAAAGTTAGCTGTCATGTCGATAgggtttttattaaaaaatcaagatGACAGTGTTATTTGGCGGGGTCCAAAGAAAACTGGTatgattaaacaatttttaaacgatgttGTTTGGCAAGATATCGATTACTTGATCATTGATACACCACCTGGAACCTCGGACGAGCACATTACAGTGATGGAAAATttgaagtaaatttatttatttcatatattacttatacatgtatgacattaatttttaaaggttATAATGTTTTGTTCTATGAATTTATACTGTTAGTAATATCATGTGCTTGTACTTCACATGTCACTATAATCAAAGATCATGTGATGTTCAAATGAAACATAACTTCTAGTTAGATAAGTTATAACATTGATAAACTCATATGTTTTGCAAGGCTCCACATTACAAGATTATACATCACAAACATACTATATAATGATACATGATAATTATAGTGATATTATATCTTGCAGGAATGTTAAATGTGATGGCGCACTTATAGTAACCACTCCACAAGCAGTTGCAGTAGATGATGTTTTACGagaaataacattttgtaGAAAAACTGGTATTCATATATTTGGTATTATTGAGAATATGAGTGGTTTTATTTGTCCATCGTGCTCAGTTAgtgaatcatttttctttgatgttataaaagaaatcttttattGTCTGTAcaagaaactataatttcaggaatgtacaaatattttttctgccGGTGGAGGAATAGCTCTTTCAAAAGTGGTGAATGTACCATTCCTTGCAAAAGTGCCTATAGATCCACAAGTTGGTAAATTGGCAGAAACAGGTCAAAGTGTTTTAGTAACACTACCAGATAGCCAGGTAGCACAAGTATTTCGGAAACTAGTCGAAGAACTTACAAAAAGCAAGGAAGCATAAAAGTGAGAATTCTAATTACACCCATacaatttccaattaaatataGTACTTGCTTCTAATGGGTAATATTaatcaattgaaaataaaactgttttattgaaaaaaatatgtatatatatataaaaaataatatatatatatcgcaTGTTACAGAATGGGTAGAGTGTACATACAAGTACAAATATGATTTTTACATGATAGCATTTATACGAGTTATAAACGATTGAGTTTTtgcaaaatacaattataaaaatgtgcgTGGATATGTTTATCCTACGGCAACTTCAATTGAAATGCCcgcatatatattttaaaatttgtatataagaGTGTGATTAAATTAGTGTGCTGTTgtataatgtacatacatcgaaaactttgtatatttacacatGGCTCTATTATA contains:
- the LOC128880594 gene encoding intraflagellar transport protein 56, which gives rise to MILSRSKPASSEGIKRSASEKRIPKLEEFLEKRDYTGALTLLEFNSTTENSLNSELWMGYCAFHLGDYKRAVTIYENLRKKEHAPIELPTNLACCYFYLGMYPESQAILEDALDSKLKNRLMLHLALKMGNESKLTEYHHMLQDVIEDQLSLASIHYLRAHYQEAIDVYKKILLENRDYFALNVYVALCYYKLDYYDVAQEVLQVYLQKYPDSAIAINLKACNHFRLYNGSAAQNEMKQLVEKMSSSFNFGYDLIRHNTVVFKGGEGALQILPNLVDVIPEARLNLVIYYLKQDDVEEAFELIKDLEPSVPQEYILKGIVNAVMGQEINSRDNIKTAQQYFQLVGSSASECDTVPGRQCMASCFFLYRQFEEVLVFLNSIKTYFSNEDNFNFNYAQAQVAAGYFKEAEEAFLIIRNEKYKNDYIYISLLAHSYIMNKKPQLAWDLYLKMDTSTESFNLVQLIANDCYKVGEFWYAAKAFDMLERMDPSPENWEGKRGACCGTFQYIVAEKQPKELLSDVIQLLKNTSNSQVEQIIRVMRKWGKDNRINC
- the LOC128880597 gene encoding cytosolic Fe-S cluster assembly factor NUBP2 homolog — translated: MLEGVKHVLLVLSGKGGVGKSTVSTQLALALKESGFRVGLLDVDLCGPSVPYLLNLEGKDVHQSSDGWVPVFADKEQKLAVMSIGFLLKNQDDSVIWRGPKKTGMIKQFLNDVVWQDIDYLIIDTPPGTSDEHITVMENLKNVKCDGALIVTTPQAVAVDDVLREITFCRKTGIHIFGIIENMSGFICPSCSECTNIFSAGGGIALSKVVNVPFLAKVPIDPQVGKLAETGQSVLVTLPDSQVAQVFRKLVEELTKSKEA